Proteins encoded together in one Montipora capricornis isolate CH-2021 unplaced genomic scaffold, ASM3666992v2 scaffold_475, whole genome shotgun sequence window:
- the LOC138036258 gene encoding collagen alpha-1(XIV) chain-like, with translation MTFFIEVLVALLVAETCCGQVFWETAEDIYESLRAIPPLEETRHKMMTYLLDRHDNSRDKRFTPYYDVVFVLDSSESISRADFNVSVSVAKSLVTRFEPDSRFAAITFGANASVSFNFKSPKLTTELLLSKMHHQGRNKSILNALETTQNGLLLNRDSGVRVGSQKRVVLVTNGPATENLQSLTWAASRIKALGPEIFLVALGDRIPSVKELVAIPSSTDAHFYRISNMSAFKQIVDGIPVHIFYRDYYFDD, from the exons ATGACTTTCTTTATAGAAGTGTTGGTCGCTTTGCTCGTGGCAGAGACATGTTGCGGCCAAGTGTTTTGGGAAACAGCGGAGGATATTTACGAAA GTTTGCGAGCTATTCCTCCACTTGAAGAAACGAGACATAAAATGATGACATATCTCCTTGATCGCCATGACAACTCAAGAGACAAGAGATTCACTCCATATTATGACGTCGTGTTTGTTCTCGATTCATCCGAGTCGATATCCAGGGCCGACTTCAATGTCAGTGTAAGTGTTGCGAAGAGCCTGGTGACAAGGTTTGAGCCTGACTCACGATTCGCTGCAATAACATTTGGTGCCAATGCCTCTGTAAGCTTCAATTTTAAGTCACCCAAG CTCACAACTGAACTACTCCTCAGTAAAATGCACCATCAAGGAAGAAACAAGAGCATACTGAATGCTCTCGAAACGACACAAAACGGATTGCTACTGAACCGTGACTCTGGAGTCCGCGTAGGAAGCCAAAAGAGAGTGGTACTGGTAACTAATGGGCCTGCTACTGAAAACCTACAGAGCTTAACTTGGGCAGCCAGTCGGATCAAAGCACTCGGACCAGAAATCTTTCTTGTGGCCCTAGGCGACAGGATACCCAGTGTTAAGGAGCTTGTCGCGATACCGAGTTCGACGGATGCACATTTTTATCGCATATCCAATATGAGCGCTTTCAAGCAAATAGTAGATGGGATTCCTGTGCACATTTTTTACCGAGACTATTATTTTGATGACTGA